A genome region from Neptunomonas japonica JAMM 1380 includes the following:
- the cydD gene encoding thiol reductant ABC exporter subunit CydD, protein MNNRTAHLYDSPTAKTLLRNAGKIARQENYWLTGIGIVQTLSTIVFAATIALLINNAVYLQQSIWQQTHWWWLLTLVLSIKALLPLVQSRLADKASAKIRNALRTATFQHCQHHHIHLYPSFSAAELSSLISTEIDSTRDYFAEFLPQQRLAVLAPLLIIIACSSINWLVPLIFALTAPLVPLFMIIAGHKAAEASQRNLTQLNRLGNLLADRIKGINALQLARTTVHETESVYAQSENYRRSTMQVLRLAFLSGTLLEFFSAISVALVAVYLGLLFLGKYQIGTWSGEISLGHGIFLLMLAPEFYLPLRRLGTLYHARADAISVAEHLLRLFSNNPSNDSTSARYPTTENQHKRLPVKINAITFRDLQTARHGQLLNKPLNLTLTPGQSLLLRGSSGIGKSTLLDTLAGFLPIAAGQLLINQQTIDVFNHTAWQSRIGYIAQQPELLFDSIRHNLCLGRAFTDEQLFAALAAAQADALVKELPKQLDYHISDSGGYLSGGQAQRIALARIFLHQPDLLLLDEPTANLDNDTAGLLLKALQQFTQQGGMLIMASHRTSDTAFFQQIVTLHSKEEATNA, encoded by the coding sequence ATGAATAACCGCACAGCACATTTATATGACAGCCCCACTGCTAAAACGCTATTGCGTAACGCGGGCAAGATAGCGCGCCAAGAGAACTATTGGCTCACCGGCATTGGCATAGTCCAAACTTTATCGACTATTGTTTTTGCAGCCACCATTGCACTGCTCATTAATAATGCGGTTTACCTACAACAAAGTATTTGGCAACAAACTCACTGGTGGTGGCTGTTAACATTAGTTCTCAGCATTAAAGCGCTTTTACCATTAGTTCAATCTCGGCTGGCCGATAAAGCCAGCGCCAAAATTCGCAATGCTTTACGCACTGCGACATTTCAGCATTGCCAACACCATCACATTCACTTATACCCATCCTTTAGTGCGGCAGAACTCAGCAGCTTAATCAGTACTGAAATTGATAGCACTCGAGATTACTTTGCAGAATTTCTCCCGCAGCAACGACTCGCCGTACTGGCTCCATTGCTCATTATCATTGCTTGTAGCAGCATTAATTGGCTAGTACCGCTCATTTTTGCACTGACAGCGCCATTGGTTCCATTATTTATGATCATCGCCGGCCATAAAGCAGCAGAGGCCAGCCAGCGAAACCTGACACAATTAAATCGTCTAGGTAACTTGCTCGCTGATCGCATAAAAGGAATCAACGCTCTGCAGTTAGCCAGGACAACTGTTCACGAAACAGAGAGTGTCTATGCGCAGTCCGAGAATTACCGGCGCTCTACTATGCAAGTTCTCCGGTTAGCGTTCTTATCAGGGACGCTACTCGAGTTTTTTAGCGCTATTAGCGTCGCCTTAGTCGCCGTCTATCTAGGTTTATTATTTCTTGGAAAGTATCAAATTGGTACATGGAGTGGCGAGATCTCGCTAGGGCACGGTATATTTTTACTGATGCTAGCACCCGAGTTTTACCTCCCACTTCGTCGCTTAGGCACGTTATACCATGCACGCGCAGATGCAATCAGTGTGGCCGAACACCTGTTGCGTTTATTTAGCAACAATCCATCTAACGACAGTACCTCTGCCAGATACCCAACTACAGAGAACCAGCATAAAAGATTACCCGTAAAAATTAACGCCATTACGTTTCGCGATCTACAAACAGCACGACACGGCCAACTTCTTAATAAACCGCTAAACCTAACGCTAACTCCCGGACAAAGCCTCCTATTACGCGGCTCTTCTGGTATAGGGAAAAGCACATTACTGGATACGTTAGCAGGGTTTTTACCGATTGCAGCAGGGCAACTACTCATAAACCAGCAGACAATCGACGTTTTTAATCATACGGCATGGCAAAGCAGGATTGGCTATATAGCACAGCAACCAGAATTGCTGTTTGACAGTATTCGTCACAACCTTTGTCTGGGCAGAGCATTTACTGATGAACAGCTCTTTGCCGCACTCGCGGCGGCACAAGCTGACGCTCTGGTAAAAGAACTTCCTAAACAATTGGATTATCACATCAGCGACAGCGGCGGTTACTTATCAGGTGGGCAGGCACAACGTATTGCACTGGCACGTATATTTTTGCATCAACCCGATTTACTCTTGTTGGATGAACCAACAGCCAACCTAGATAACGATACCGCAGGCCTACTTTTAAAAGCGCTGCAACAGTTTACCCAGCAAGGAGGTATGCTAATTATGGCGAGCCACCGCACCAGTGATACGGCATTTTTCCAGCAAATAGTTACCCTACATAGTAAAGAGGAAGCCACTAATGCCTAG
- a CDS encoding sigma-54 interaction domain-containing protein — translation MTNASWLETMRNVLDSYNNPAVLVDADYNVVATNSNYDFRFGELDSRGPAKCYYLSHGYQRPCDLEGETCPMQEARDTGKRASVLHIHNTPQGKEHVGIETIPIVDEEQRAYFIEVMKPILEVSAEPIANKMIGRSKAFNRLVDLIQRVGKTNTNVLLMGASGTGKELAAQAIHSVSPRASKPFVTVECSGLTDTLFESELFGHMKGAFTGATYTRTGLVKSAHGGTLFLDEVGDVPLHLQVKLLRLIETKTFRPVGDSKPAAADFRLVCATHKDLLDMVEKGEFREDLYHRISTFPIRLPSLAERREDLPLLVKSILLRISENQPLSLTETAQALLSQQAFKGNIRELKNILERAVVLRNDDQIDVEVIQQSLHLLPVNKAAHHDALSATSESALQLLADKKLNLEQLEQAYLHTLLQTYPDKGLVADIAGCSLRTLYRKLEQ, via the coding sequence ATGACCAATGCCAGCTGGTTGGAAACAATGCGCAATGTATTGGATAGCTATAACAACCCTGCCGTTTTGGTGGATGCTGACTACAACGTGGTGGCTACCAATAGTAACTATGATTTTCGCTTTGGCGAGTTGGATAGCCGTGGCCCTGCAAAATGTTATTACCTCTCGCATGGTTATCAACGCCCTTGCGACTTGGAAGGTGAGACATGCCCAATGCAAGAAGCGCGCGATACCGGTAAGCGTGCCAGTGTGTTGCATATTCATAATACACCTCAAGGTAAAGAGCATGTTGGGATAGAGACTATCCCGATTGTTGATGAGGAGCAGCGTGCTTATTTTATCGAAGTCATGAAACCGATTCTTGAGGTGAGTGCAGAGCCCATTGCCAATAAAATGATTGGGCGTAGTAAAGCTTTTAATAGGCTGGTTGATCTGATTCAGCGTGTGGGCAAAACCAATACCAATGTTCTTTTGATGGGGGCTTCGGGAACGGGTAAAGAGCTGGCTGCTCAAGCTATTCACTCGGTTAGTCCCAGAGCCAGCAAGCCATTTGTCACCGTTGAGTGTTCGGGGCTGACAGACACTTTGTTTGAAAGTGAGCTGTTTGGCCATATGAAGGGGGCTTTTACAGGCGCTACCTACACGCGGACAGGGCTGGTGAAGTCGGCTCATGGTGGTACCTTGTTTCTTGACGAGGTCGGTGATGTGCCTTTGCATCTTCAAGTTAAATTGCTGCGCTTGATTGAAACTAAAACTTTTCGTCCTGTCGGAGACAGTAAGCCGGCTGCTGCTGATTTTAGGTTGGTTTGTGCTACACATAAAGACTTGTTGGATATGGTGGAGAAAGGCGAATTTCGTGAAGATCTTTACCATCGAATCAGTACGTTCCCGATTCGTTTGCCTTCGTTGGCTGAACGAAGAGAGGATCTGCCGTTGCTGGTAAAAAGCATTTTGTTGCGTATCTCTGAGAACCAACCTTTGAGTCTGACCGAAACAGCGCAAGCGTTGCTTTCCCAGCAAGCGTTTAAGGGCAATATTCGGGAGCTGAAGAACATTCTTGAACGTGCGGTTGTGCTGCGTAATGACGATCAGATAGATGTTGAGGTTATACAGCAAAGTTTGCACCTGTTACCGGTAAACAAGGCTGCACATCATGATGCTCTAAGTGCAACGTCAGAAAGTGCTCTTCAGCTTTTAGCTGATAAGAAGCTGAACCTAGAGCAGTTGGAGCAAGCATACTTACACACACTGCTACAAACATACCCGGATAAAGGGCTGGTGGCCGACATTGCCGGATGCAGCTTGCGTACCTTGTATCGAAAACTGGAGCAGTAA
- the cydX gene encoding cytochrome bd-I oxidase subunit CydX, protein MWYFAWVLGVLLACSFGIINAMWLENQMEDEE, encoded by the coding sequence ATGTGGTATTTCGCTTGGGTCTTAGGTGTTTTACTCGCCTGCAGTTTTGGCATTATTAACGCCATGTGGTTAGAAAACCAGATGGAAGATGAAGAATAA
- the cydB gene encoding cytochrome d ubiquinol oxidase subunit II, with protein MFDYETLRLVWWLLVGILLIGFAITDGFDLGAAMLLPLLGKTDTERRVIINTIAPHWDGNQVWFVTAGGALFAAWPLVYATAFSGFYWAMLLVLFALFFRPIGFEYRSKMPSQRWRNHWDRGLCIGSFVPALVFGVAFGNLFLGVPFSFDEFTRPTYTGSFWALLNPFALLCGLTSVVMLISHGATWLQMRAGGEVQNRARTAAALTAPMLSLLLILAGAWLVTAIPGYEISSAVIGDASSNPLSKTVTRTDDWFANFATYPQLWLLPAFAVALPLLTSLLTKLALYGWAFLSSALSITAIILLAGTTLFPFLMPSSLDLASSLTLWDATSSQLTLEIMLWVVIFFVPLILAYTVWSYYKMWGRVEPEAIESNSISFY; from the coding sequence ATGTTTGATTACGAAACTCTGCGACTAGTGTGGTGGTTACTTGTTGGCATTTTATTGATTGGTTTTGCTATTACCGACGGTTTTGACCTTGGTGCTGCTATGTTGCTACCTTTGCTCGGCAAAACGGATACTGAACGCCGTGTCATTATTAACACCATAGCGCCACACTGGGACGGTAACCAAGTCTGGTTTGTGACAGCCGGCGGGGCGCTCTTTGCCGCCTGGCCACTCGTATATGCCACAGCATTTTCTGGCTTTTACTGGGCGATGCTACTGGTATTGTTTGCTCTGTTCTTTCGCCCTATTGGCTTTGAATATCGCAGTAAAATGCCGAGTCAACGCTGGCGAAACCATTGGGACCGAGGCCTGTGCATAGGCTCATTTGTGCCTGCATTAGTGTTTGGCGTCGCCTTTGGGAATTTATTCTTAGGTGTGCCTTTTAGCTTTGATGAGTTTACCCGCCCAACTTATACCGGGTCTTTTTGGGCACTACTCAACCCATTTGCTCTGCTGTGTGGCTTAACCAGTGTAGTCATGCTTATTTCACATGGTGCTACGTGGTTACAAATGCGCGCAGGAGGCGAGGTGCAAAACCGCGCCAGAACAGCTGCAGCCTTAACTGCGCCCATGCTAAGCCTATTACTTATTCTTGCAGGTGCTTGGCTAGTAACGGCGATCCCCGGATACGAAATTAGCAGTGCTGTTATAGGCGACGCTAGCTCTAACCCATTAAGTAAAACCGTTACTCGTACCGATGACTGGTTTGCAAATTTTGCGACTTATCCACAACTCTGGTTACTACCCGCTTTCGCTGTGGCCTTACCTTTATTAACGAGCCTACTGACAAAACTAGCGCTCTACGGCTGGGCGTTTCTAAGCAGTGCGCTCTCAATAACGGCCATTATTTTACTGGCAGGCACCACGCTGTTTCCCTTCTTAATGCCATCATCATTGGACTTAGCGAGTAGCTTAACGCTGTGGGACGCAACATCTAGCCAACTTACGCTAGAAATAATGCTATGGGTGGTGATCTTTTTCGTGCCGCTAATCTTAGCCTATACCGTTTGGAGTTATTACAAAATGTGGGGCCGTGTTGAACCAGAAGCGATCGAAAGTAACAGTATTTCATTTTATTAA
- a CDS encoding cytochrome ubiquinol oxidase subunit I, translating to MVSETVVELSRWQFALTALYHFLFVPLTLGLSFMLAIMESVYVMTNKQIYKDMTRFWGKLFGINFALGVTTGLTMEFQFGTNWAYYSHYVGDVFGAPLAIEGLMAFFLESTFIGLFFFGWDRLSRVQHLSVTWLVAIGSNFSALWILIANGWMQNPVGAYFNFETMRMEMESFTEVIFNPVAQVKFVHTVSAGYVTGAMFVLSISALYLLRNKDVGFARRSFAIASAFGLASIISVIILGDESGYEVGDVQKVKLAAIESEWETHPAPAAFTLVGLPDQENQTTDYAVRIPYLLGLIATRSTDTEVTGIKDLIAASEVRIRNGMIAYGLLQKLRNGEDNAENRAAFSAVSDDLGYGLLLKRFTENVVDASETQIKAAARDTIPQVAPIFWTFRIMVASGFTMLLTFAAAFYFTARRREHKTPWLLKLCLISLPLPWVAIETGWFIAEFGRQPWAIGEILPTYVATSNLTETDLWMSIAGFVSLYSLFLVIEVYLMVKYIRKGPSALETGRYDNEQQGGLQHV from the coding sequence ATGGTTTCCGAAACAGTTGTGGAGCTTTCCCGCTGGCAGTTTGCCCTAACAGCGTTGTATCACTTTTTATTTGTCCCCCTAACTTTAGGGTTGTCATTTATGTTGGCTATCATGGAATCCGTTTACGTGATGACCAACAAGCAAATCTACAAAGACATGACCCGTTTCTGGGGAAAACTCTTTGGTATCAACTTCGCACTAGGCGTGACTACCGGCCTAACCATGGAGTTTCAATTTGGCACTAACTGGGCCTACTATTCACATTATGTGGGTGATGTTTTTGGTGCACCACTGGCCATAGAAGGCCTCATGGCTTTCTTTTTAGAATCCACCTTTATTGGTTTGTTCTTCTTCGGTTGGGACCGCCTCTCTCGAGTGCAGCATCTTTCAGTCACCTGGCTAGTTGCCATCGGCTCCAATTTCTCTGCCCTGTGGATTCTTATCGCTAATGGCTGGATGCAGAACCCTGTTGGCGCTTATTTCAACTTTGAAACCATGCGTATGGAGATGGAGAGCTTTACAGAAGTGATTTTTAATCCGGTTGCGCAAGTCAAGTTTGTGCATACCGTATCAGCAGGCTATGTCACCGGCGCCATGTTTGTGCTGTCGATCAGTGCTCTCTACCTGTTACGTAATAAAGATGTAGGTTTTGCTCGGCGCTCCTTTGCAATTGCTTCAGCCTTTGGCCTAGCTTCTATTATATCGGTCATCATTCTTGGCGATGAAAGTGGCTATGAGGTCGGCGATGTGCAAAAAGTAAAATTAGCGGCCATCGAATCTGAATGGGAAACACACCCAGCGCCTGCCGCATTTACTCTCGTTGGCTTACCTGATCAGGAAAACCAAACCACAGATTACGCGGTGCGAATTCCCTATTTACTGGGCTTGATAGCTACCCGCTCCACCGATACAGAGGTTACTGGCATAAAAGACTTAATTGCTGCCAGTGAAGTGCGCATTCGTAACGGGATGATCGCCTATGGTTTACTACAGAAACTACGCAATGGTGAAGACAATGCTGAAAACCGTGCCGCATTTAGTGCCGTAAGTGATGATCTCGGCTATGGGTTACTATTAAAGCGTTTTACCGAAAATGTTGTCGATGCAAGCGAGACGCAGATCAAAGCGGCTGCCCGAGATACTATTCCGCAGGTGGCACCCATTTTTTGGACCTTCCGTATTATGGTGGCATCAGGCTTTACCATGCTACTAACCTTCGCGGCAGCTTTTTACTTCACTGCACGACGCCGTGAGCATAAGACCCCATGGCTGTTAAAGCTCTGTCTAATCAGTTTGCCTCTGCCGTGGGTTGCGATTGAAACTGGCTGGTTTATCGCAGAGTTTGGCCGCCAACCTTGGGCCATTGGTGAAATCCTACCCACCTATGTAGCCACATCGAACCTCACTGAAACTGATTTATGGATGAGCATTGCAGGCTTTGTCAGCCTTTACTCACTATTTCTAGTTATCGAAGTTTACTTAATGGTGAAGTATATCCGCAAAGGCCCAAGTGCATTAGAAACTGGCCGCTACGACAACGAACAACAGGGAGGACTGCAGCATGTTTGA
- a CDS encoding NAD(P)/FAD-dependent oxidoreductase encodes MSISRRNLLITGASLGAASAAGILGWELSKLETKARILIAGGGAAGIGIANKLQMYLKGAHITVVDPRPYHWYQPGQTLLLAGAYKTQADVVSSNQQYINTDIKWVTAEISEFDPDHNRVRTNQNDTINYDYLIVATGLELRYDLIEGLDTQQIGKDGVASIYLSPEAGIASHQQALKFAQSNGGEGVFTRPHGAMKCAGAPMKATNLVEYFVRQGGKREQFNINYMTAENSLFAVEVFDNRLQEIWQERQITAHYLHELKAIDSQSKQAWFATPNGTQAQPWDFIHIVPPMSAIPVVRNSVLADNSKFKGYLEVDQYSLQHKRYPNIFGLGDTVGTPIGKTAASVKAQLPVVAKNLTSLMREEPMTARWSGYTSCPMILDVGHAMLWEFDYSMQPVTALPFEVVDPLKKSQLAWVMEKSLIRPVYDVMLEGYTPI; translated from the coding sequence ATGTCCATTAGCCGACGTAACCTTCTTATAACAGGTGCTTCACTTGGTGCCGCCTCAGCTGCAGGCATTTTAGGCTGGGAGCTAAGCAAACTAGAAACTAAAGCCCGCATACTCATCGCCGGAGGTGGTGCTGCTGGCATAGGCATCGCCAACAAACTCCAAATGTATTTAAAAGGCGCCCACATCACTGTCGTTGATCCTCGTCCGTATCATTGGTATCAACCTGGGCAAACGCTCTTGTTAGCCGGGGCTTATAAGACCCAAGCAGATGTAGTAAGTAGCAACCAACAATACATAAACACTGATATAAAATGGGTAACCGCTGAAATTAGTGAGTTTGATCCTGACCATAACCGGGTGCGCACTAATCAAAACGATACTATTAACTACGACTACCTGATTGTCGCTACTGGCTTAGAGTTACGCTACGATTTAATAGAAGGTCTGGATACCCAGCAGATAGGAAAAGATGGGGTTGCCAGCATTTACTTGAGCCCTGAGGCAGGTATTGCCAGCCACCAGCAAGCATTAAAATTTGCTCAATCCAACGGTGGAGAGGGTGTTTTTACCCGCCCACATGGTGCAATGAAGTGTGCAGGCGCTCCGATGAAAGCAACTAATTTGGTAGAGTATTTCGTTCGCCAAGGAGGTAAAAGAGAGCAGTTTAACATCAATTACATGACAGCCGAAAACAGCCTATTTGCCGTTGAAGTATTCGATAATCGTCTTCAAGAGATCTGGCAAGAGCGGCAAATAACGGCGCACTACCTACATGAGCTTAAAGCCATTGACAGCCAGAGTAAGCAAGCATGGTTTGCAACACCCAACGGCACTCAAGCACAACCATGGGACTTCATACATATTGTACCTCCTATGTCTGCCATTCCTGTTGTTCGCAATTCAGTACTGGCAGACAACAGCAAGTTCAAAGGCTATCTTGAGGTCGACCAATACAGCTTGCAGCACAAACGCTATCCAAACATTTTCGGCCTAGGTGACACGGTTGGCACACCCATAGGAAAAACAGCAGCGTCAGTAAAGGCACAACTCCCTGTTGTCGCTAAAAACCTCACATCACTTATGCGTGAAGAACCCATGACAGCCCGGTGGAGTGGTTACACCTCTTGCCCAATGATTCTTGATGTTGGTCACGCGATGCTTTGGGAGTTCGACTACAGCATGCAACCTGTCACCGCACTACCTTTTGAAGTGGTTGATCCTTTGAAGAAAAGCCAACTGGCTTGGGTAATGGAAAAATCACTAATAAGGCCTGTTTACGACGTAATGCTTGAAGGCTATACGCCTATTTAG
- a CDS encoding rhodanese-like domain-containing protein produces MKHLIIRTLLATALALPIYAANANEIGISPQDTQTLIKQSENVLFIDVRDPVEIMFIGFTDEVDLNIPYLMVDRSQWDTKKKRFRLYKNPDFISQIKAALTAQGLDESATIITMCRSGSERGLPSAQFLQENGFKNARYVINGFQGAKVKEGEKSGLRIKNGWQNAGLPWKAKPNPTKIYRTDR; encoded by the coding sequence ATGAAACACCTAATTATTCGCACCCTACTTGCAACAGCATTGGCGCTACCCATATACGCTGCTAACGCCAATGAAATAGGCATTAGCCCACAAGACACTCAAACACTGATAAAGCAAAGCGAGAATGTTCTCTTCATTGATGTTCGTGATCCAGTAGAGATCATGTTCATTGGGTTCACCGATGAAGTAGATCTTAACATCCCTTATTTAATGGTCGACCGCTCCCAGTGGGACACCAAGAAAAAGCGATTTCGCCTTTATAAAAATCCAGACTTCATTAGCCAAATAAAAGCCGCATTAACCGCGCAAGGGCTGGATGAAAGTGCCACTATCATTACCATGTGTCGTTCAGGAAGCGAGCGAGGCTTACCCAGTGCACAGTTCTTACAAGAAAATGGCTTTAAAAATGCCCGCTATGTGATTAATGGTTTTCAGGGTGCAAAAGTAAAAGAGGGAGAGAAATCTGGCTTGCGGATTAAAAACGGCTGGCAAAACGCAGGCCTCCCTTGGAAAGCTAAGCCTAACCCAACCAAGATATACAGAACAGATAGATAA
- a CDS encoding biotin carboxylase, which translates to MSTPEKLRGLSDIYRFFRKNTTPIYFVSPTAYNILGLGQWIQGFKYITHFDSFDGGHFRVTNPEQNTEREFQSMEDMVNYLLSHKESVDLFQRNGGKGKILTVMFDEKTEEIAKQLGVDIALPPAELRTRLDSKIVTTQLANEAGVASAPNIVDVKASSYQELSALAAESKLGEKLVVQTPYGDSGKTTYFISNEADWDKVADKVVGETLKVMKYINHIPGTVEAVATRCGTMVGPLQTDITGYQELTPYKGGWCGNDIFPEILQGAQRDKIISMVKAMGDKLYETGYRGTFCFDYLVDTDDGEVYLGEINPRISGASPLTNLVTSKYGGIPLMLFHLLEFMDVDFEIDVDEIQKRWSDFGSWTQLVLKHTTDEVRSITKAPQSGIWRMLDDGNITFVRNSIDWNNVSDGQDAFYIRVYNAGDYAYLGADMGILVARGRMQTDDRQLLPRAHQWVRAINAEFEYKALDELEIPYIPTDNVRKMI; encoded by the coding sequence ATGAGTACGCCAGAAAAGCTTCGCGGTTTATCCGACATTTATCGTTTTTTCCGTAAGAACACCACGCCTATCTACTTCGTTTCGCCAACGGCCTACAACATTCTTGGCTTAGGACAATGGATACAAGGTTTTAAGTATATTACCCATTTCGACTCGTTTGACGGTGGCCACTTCCGCGTTACCAACCCAGAACAAAACACTGAAAGAGAGTTTCAGTCGATGGAGGATATGGTCAATTACCTGTTAAGCCATAAAGAATCTGTCGACTTATTCCAGAGAAACGGCGGTAAAGGCAAAATACTGACCGTTATGTTCGATGAAAAAACCGAAGAGATTGCCAAGCAACTCGGTGTTGATATTGCGCTGCCTCCTGCCGAGCTGCGCACTCGTCTAGACTCTAAGATTGTCACCACTCAACTCGCTAACGAAGCAGGCGTCGCTAGCGCCCCTAACATTGTTGATGTAAAAGCCTCCAGCTATCAAGAGCTAAGTGCCTTAGCCGCTGAAAGTAAGCTTGGAGAAAAACTAGTTGTACAAACCCCATATGGCGACTCCGGCAAAACAACCTATTTCATTAGCAATGAAGCTGATTGGGATAAAGTAGCCGATAAAGTGGTTGGCGAAACGCTCAAGGTGATGAAATATATTAATCACATCCCCGGCACTGTTGAAGCCGTTGCTACCCGTTGCGGTACCATGGTTGGGCCACTACAAACAGACATCACCGGTTACCAAGAGTTAACACCGTATAAAGGCGGTTGGTGTGGTAATGATATTTTCCCTGAGATCCTACAAGGCGCTCAGCGCGATAAAATTATCAGCATGGTTAAGGCCATGGGGGACAAGCTCTACGAAACAGGTTATCGCGGCACTTTCTGCTTTGATTACCTCGTCGACACCGATGACGGTGAAGTGTACCTAGGGGAAATCAACCCTCGCATCAGTGGCGCCAGCCCGCTTACAAACTTAGTCACTTCAAAATATGGCGGCATCCCATTAATGCTGTTTCATCTGCTTGAATTCATGGATGTCGACTTTGAAATTGATGTAGATGAGATTCAAAAACGCTGGTCAGATTTTGGTAGTTGGACACAGCTTGTACTTAAGCACACTACCGATGAAGTACGTTCAATCACAAAAGCGCCGCAATCAGGTATCTGGCGTATGCTCGACGATGGCAATATCACCTTTGTTCGTAACAGCATCGACTGGAACAATGTAAGTGATGGTCAGGATGCCTTTTATATACGGGTTTATAATGCCGGTGATTATGCCTACTTAGGAGCAGACATGGGAATCTTAGTTGCACGTGGACGCATGCAAACAGATGACCGTCAATTGCTACCCCGTGCTCATCAATGGGTAAGAGCCATTAACGCAGAGTTTGAATACAAAGCACTGGATGAATTAGAAATCCCATACATTCCAACTGATAACGTTCGCAAAATGATCTAA
- a CDS encoding C45 family autoproteolytic acyltransferase/hydolase — translation MRNLQFDVINEVSPGDKFSQLFNKNWPAYRAWYLDEGEEARPSYLECISALQAYMPELYPLYQDILKLLNCDDLQARFLSLYCPPTFYSACSQLIYKKEQTALIRNYDFPAFLCEGTILRSKWLDKHVIAMADCVWGVLDGINDDGLAISINYGGRLVEGKGFGITLVVRYILETCLSVEDAIAVLNRVPVHLDYNIALLDKHGNHATVMIAPDRDPLVTQESTSTNHQDPIETGKPLFLKDSGTRLEALNWINANNETSLAHSVTQFLHTPLYRPHDSNASGTLYTAVYKPATGHVSYIWPQHILNLTFDHFPEQTLDIKYA, via the coding sequence GTGAGAAATCTGCAGTTTGACGTGATAAATGAAGTATCACCAGGCGATAAATTTAGCCAGTTATTTAACAAAAACTGGCCTGCTTACCGTGCTTGGTATCTGGATGAAGGGGAAGAGGCACGTCCTAGTTATTTGGAATGTATTTCTGCTTTACAAGCGTACATGCCAGAGCTTTACCCACTCTATCAAGACATTTTAAAACTACTAAACTGTGATGATCTGCAAGCCAGGTTTCTTAGCTTGTACTGCCCTCCAACCTTTTATTCTGCCTGCTCTCAACTGATCTATAAAAAAGAGCAAACGGCACTGATCCGTAATTATGACTTCCCTGCATTTTTATGCGAAGGCACCATTTTACGGAGCAAGTGGCTCGACAAACATGTCATTGCGATGGCAGATTGCGTGTGGGGAGTGTTGGATGGCATTAATGATGACGGCCTAGCTATTTCCATTAATTACGGAGGGCGCTTAGTCGAAGGCAAAGGTTTCGGTATTACACTTGTTGTTAGATACATATTGGAAACATGTCTTAGCGTCGAGGATGCTATTGCCGTACTAAACAGGGTCCCTGTGCATCTTGATTACAATATCGCCTTACTCGACAAACATGGAAACCATGCCACCGTAATGATCGCTCCAGATAGAGATCCACTGGTTACACAAGAATCTACATCCACCAACCACCAAGATCCTATTGAAACAGGCAAGCCTCTGTTTCTTAAAGACTCAGGCACCAGACTAGAAGCGCTTAACTGGATTAATGCCAACAATGAAACCTCTTTAGCACACTCTGTCACACAATTTTTACACACACCGTTATACCGCCCTCACGACAGTAATGCTTCGGGGACGTTATACACAGCGGTGTATAAGCCAGCAACAGGGCATGTCAGCTACATCTGGCCTCAACACATCTTAAACCTAACATTCGACCACTTTCCCGAACAAACACTGGATATTAAGTATGCCTAA